One window from the genome of Rhodopseudomonas sp. P2A-2r encodes:
- the flgF gene encoding flagellar basal-body rod protein FlgF encodes MENVSLIGLSRQMTLERQLDVVANNVANINTNGYKADRSMFQEFLASGAHEDNFVGRDRNVSFVQDRATVRDLSAGPTEQTKNPLDLAIDGNAFLAVQTPAGERYTRDGGLQINTQGQLVTASGYPVLGTSGPIVFQPGDKDINIAKDGNVSVIEGSNKTDSIRGKLRLVSFAQAQRLLKEGSNLYSAGEGATPQPSITARVNQGYIEKSNVNSVLEMSRMIEVTRAYTQISAMLQQQTDMRKSAIEKLADVPA; translated from the coding sequence ATGGAGAACGTCAGTCTCATCGGACTTTCGCGGCAGATGACGCTGGAGCGACAGCTCGACGTCGTGGCCAACAACGTCGCGAACATCAATACCAACGGCTACAAGGCCGACCGGTCGATGTTCCAGGAATTCCTGGCGTCGGGCGCCCATGAAGACAACTTCGTCGGCCGCGACCGCAATGTCAGCTTCGTTCAGGACCGCGCCACGGTGCGCGACCTGTCGGCAGGCCCCACCGAGCAGACCAAGAACCCGCTCGACCTCGCCATCGACGGCAACGCATTTTTGGCGGTGCAGACGCCCGCCGGCGAGCGCTACACGCGTGATGGCGGGCTGCAGATCAACACCCAGGGCCAGCTGGTCACCGCCTCCGGCTATCCGGTGCTCGGCACGTCGGGTCCGATCGTGTTCCAGCCCGGCGACAAGGACATCAACATCGCCAAGGACGGCAATGTCAGCGTCATCGAAGGCTCCAACAAGACGGACTCGATTCGCGGCAAATTGCGCCTCGTGAGCTTCGCCCAGGCCCAGCGTCTGCTGAAGGAAGGCTCCAACCTTTACTCGGCAGGCGAAGGCGCCACGCCGCAGCCCTCCATCACCGCCAGGGTCAATCAGGGTTACATCGAGAAATCGAACGTCAATTCGGTGCTCGAAATGAGCCGGATGATCGAGGTCACCCGGGCCTACACCCAGATCTCGGCGATGCTGCAGCAGCAGACCGACATGCGCAAATCAGCGATCGAAAAGCTCGCCGACGTTCCGGCCTAA
- a CDS encoding 2-keto-4-pentenoate hydratase, which yields MTDISAATIIADARRARVPLHALGADAPHDEAEGYRVQDAVHQQLAAELGRLAGHKIGCTSAVMQSYLGIPHPCAGGIFASGVHLDGASLRHGDYVRVGVECEIAVRLARDVAAHAAPHTAQTIVDAIDAYLPAIELVDDRYADWSSLGAPTLIADDFFAAGCVLGAPVPRGALPDLLSVVGRAVINGQEVGRGSGADVLGHPHNALAWLANHLAAQGKSLRAGEIVLTGSLVQTVWLNAGDAAVMEMSGLGNVAVEFR from the coding sequence ATGACCGATATCTCTGCAGCGACCATCATTGCCGATGCCCGACGGGCGCGCGTGCCGTTGCATGCGCTGGGTGCCGATGCGCCGCACGACGAGGCCGAGGGCTATCGCGTCCAGGACGCCGTGCATCAGCAGCTGGCGGCGGAACTCGGCCGCCTGGCAGGCCACAAGATCGGCTGCACCAGTGCCGTGATGCAAAGCTATCTCGGCATTCCGCACCCCTGCGCGGGTGGCATCTTCGCGAGCGGCGTGCACCTCGACGGTGCCAGCCTGCGCCATGGCGACTACGTTCGTGTCGGCGTCGAATGCGAGATCGCGGTGCGGCTCGCGCGCGACGTGGCAGCCCACGCCGCACCCCATACGGCGCAGACCATCGTCGATGCCATCGACGCCTATCTGCCGGCCATCGAGCTCGTCGACGACCGCTATGCCGACTGGAGCAGCCTGGGCGCGCCAACGCTGATCGCCGATGACTTCTTCGCCGCCGGCTGCGTGCTCGGCGCGCCGGTGCCGCGCGGGGCGCTGCCGGACCTGCTATCGGTCGTCGGCCGCGCGGTTATCAATGGGCAGGAGGTCGGGCGCGGCAGCGGCGCCGACGTGCTCGGCCATCCGCACAACGCGCTCGCGTGGCTCGCCAACCATCTCGCCGCGCAGGGCAAAAGTCTGCGCGCCGGCGAGATCGTTCTGACCGGCAGTCTGGTGCAGACCGTGTGGCTCAACGCCGGAGACGCGGCGGTGATGGAGATGTCGGGCCTGGGCAACGTGGCAGTGGAATTCAGATAA
- a CDS encoding MotE family protein, translating to MNAFRDIRVIPVVLVAIFGLAILKIAGLVIDGGYVFDYKPGATGNSWAQETFNFPGGKPQENNDITGSTGAKKEEPTAAKDAHGKPVVAAPEVAKPAEAAPPVEQPMPISASERAILERLQSRRQELEARAREIDIRESLLKAAEKRIESRVDELKGVEAGIKTATEQKGEADVARFKGIITMYEGMKPKDAAKIFDRLEMPVLFEIASQIAPRKMSDILGLMQPEAAERLTVELARRASGDKSASAAELPKIEGKPMSPSRN from the coding sequence ATGAACGCTTTCCGGGACATCCGCGTCATCCCCGTGGTCCTCGTTGCTATCTTCGGCCTCGCGATCCTCAAGATCGCGGGTCTGGTGATCGATGGCGGCTACGTGTTCGACTACAAGCCGGGTGCCACGGGAAATTCATGGGCGCAGGAGACTTTCAATTTCCCCGGCGGGAAGCCGCAGGAGAACAACGACATCACCGGCTCGACCGGTGCCAAGAAGGAAGAACCCACCGCGGCCAAGGACGCGCATGGCAAGCCGGTGGTGGCCGCGCCGGAAGTGGCGAAACCTGCCGAAGCCGCGCCACCGGTTGAGCAGCCCATGCCGATCTCGGCCTCGGAGCGGGCGATCCTGGAGCGGCTGCAGTCGCGCCGGCAGGAACTGGAAGCCCGTGCTCGCGAAATCGATATCCGTGAAAGCCTGCTGAAGGCCGCCGAGAAACGCATCGAATCGCGCGTCGATGAATTGAAGGGCGTCGAGGCCGGCATCAAGACCGCCACCGAGCAGAAGGGTGAGGCCGACGTCGCCCGCTTCAAGGGCATCATCACCATGTATGAAGGCATGAAGCCCAAGGACGCCGCCAAGATTTTCGACCGGCTGGAAATGCCCGTTCTGTTCGAGATCGCGTCGCAGATCGCGCCGCGGAAAATGTCTGACATTCTGGGATTGATGCAGCCGGAGGCCGCAGAGCGCCTGACCGTCGAACTGGCGCGACGCGCCAGCGGCGACAAGTCGGCTTCCGCTGCGGAACTGCCCAAGATCGAGGGCAAGCCGATGTCGCCCAGCCGCAATTAG
- the fliL gene encoding flagellar basal body-associated protein FliL — MADKDSEDGVPAGDAAAPKSKMKLIIIAVAVLLIAGGGGTWFMFFRHTEEAHVEAAAPKLPSFVDVPEILVNLSGQPGERVQYLKVKVVLEIKEEKQVEAVKPAMPRITDIFQTYMRELRAGDLSGSVGLFRLKEELTKRVNATIAPLQVNAVLFKEIVIQ, encoded by the coding sequence ATGGCAGATAAAGATTCCGAAGACGGCGTACCGGCGGGCGACGCGGCGGCGCCGAAGAGCAAGATGAAGCTCATCATCATCGCTGTTGCCGTGCTGCTGATCGCCGGTGGCGGCGGCACGTGGTTCATGTTCTTCCGTCATACCGAGGAAGCGCACGTCGAGGCCGCCGCGCCGAAGCTGCCGAGCTTCGTCGATGTACCCGAAATCCTGGTCAACCTGTCCGGCCAGCCGGGCGAACGCGTGCAGTACCTCAAGGTCAAGGTCGTCCTCGAAATCAAGGAAGAGAAGCAGGTCGAGGCGGTCAAGCCGGCGATGCCGCGCATCACCGACATCTTCCAGACCTATATGCGCGAACTGCGGGCCGGCGATCTGAGCGGATCGGTCGGCCTGTTCCGTCTCAAGGAAGAGCTGACCAAGCGCGTCAATGCGACGATCGCGCCGCTGCAGGTCAACGCTGTGCTGTTCAAGGAAATCGTCATTCAGTGA
- the flgA gene encoding flagellar basal body P-ring formation chaperone FlgA, translating to MKTLRSLLFATALLAGGAHSALGQTRDEIIAPPVLRASVSVSGDIVRIGDVIDNAGPAAQIGIYRSPDLGTTGKLTTAQVIAALRAHQVIGVDTRDIREVSITRLSRNIESKDIENQVAQALEHRNGLGDAANLTLTFDREVAALQLDAANSGAFLPVSTRFDPRSGRFDVTFSIANESGAATRLRFTGMAVETVEAAVLARGVERNEVLKSSDVIIERRPKAEVGNDVASRDRAVGMQARRQLRVGQALRSSDLVKPDLVQRDQAVTLVYESAGLYLTIRGKALEGGTEGDVVNVLNLQSKRTVSGVVVGRGQVAVSAPTPRLPPETAAPDKVSQAAAPVAVAINEPASVSRKAE from the coding sequence ATGAAGACGCTTCGTTCGCTCCTGTTCGCCACCGCCCTCCTCGCCGGCGGTGCACATTCCGCGCTCGGCCAAACCCGGGACGAGATCATCGCCCCGCCGGTGCTGCGCGCCAGCGTCAGCGTATCCGGCGACATCGTGCGCATCGGCGACGTGATCGACAATGCCGGCCCGGCGGCGCAGATCGGAATCTATCGCTCCCCCGACCTCGGCACCACCGGCAAGCTGACCACCGCGCAGGTGATCGCCGCGCTGCGCGCGCACCAGGTGATCGGCGTCGACACCAGGGACATTCGCGAAGTTTCCATTACCCGGCTGTCGCGCAACATCGAGAGCAAGGACATCGAGAACCAGGTCGCCCAGGCGCTCGAACACCGCAACGGCCTCGGCGACGCCGCCAACCTCACCCTCACCTTCGACCGCGAGGTCGCAGCCCTGCAGCTCGACGCCGCCAACAGCGGTGCCTTTCTGCCGGTCTCCACACGTTTCGATCCGCGCAGCGGCCGCTTCGACGTGACCTTCTCGATCGCCAACGAAAGCGGTGCGGCGACCCGGCTGCGCTTCACCGGCATGGCTGTGGAAACCGTCGAGGCCGCCGTACTGGCGCGCGGCGTCGAGCGCAACGAAGTGCTCAAATCCTCCGACGTGATCATTGAACGGCGCCCCAAGGCCGAGGTCGGCAACGACGTTGCCAGCCGCGACCGCGCCGTCGGCATGCAGGCGCGGCGGCAACTGCGCGTCGGCCAGGCGCTGCGCAGTTCCGATCTCGTCAAGCCGGACCTCGTGCAGCGCGACCAGGCGGTGACGCTGGTCTACGAATCCGCGGGGCTCTATCTCACCATCCGCGGCAAGGCGCTGGAAGGCGGGACCGAGGGCGACGTCGTCAACGTGCTCAACCTGCAATCCAAGCGCACGGTTTCCGGCGTGGTGGTCGGTCGCGGTCAGGTCGCGGTGTCGGCGCCGACGCCACGGCTGCCGCCGGAGACCGCCGCGCCCGACAAGGTCTCCCAGGCCGCGGCCCCGGTCGCCGTTGCCATCAACGAACCCGCGTCTGTTTCTCGAAAAGCTGAGTAA
- the flgG gene encoding flagellar basal-body rod protein FlgG, protein MRALYTAASGMAAQELNVQVISNNIANMRTTGFKKQRAAFQDLIYDHVRRVGATASDQGTILPVGVDIGGGVKTIGTPRLMSQGTLSATGNELDVGIRGEGFFKIQMPDGTFSYTRDGSFQLDAQGRIVTSNGNPVQPTITVPANASGLTINAAGSVSVTLAGSTTSTVLGQIGLTQFINKAGLQPNGDNLFTETPASGTPQDGIAGANGLGDMQQSNLEQANVEVVTEISDLIAAQRAYEMNAKVVSAADQMLQSTSAMFR, encoded by the coding sequence ATGCGCGCTCTTTACACTGCAGCAAGCGGAATGGCGGCCCAGGAACTCAACGTCCAGGTCATCTCCAACAACATCGCCAACATGCGCACCACCGGCTTCAAGAAGCAGCGGGCGGCGTTCCAGGATCTGATCTATGACCACGTGCGCCGGGTCGGCGCGACGGCGTCGGACCAGGGCACCATTCTGCCGGTCGGCGTCGACATCGGCGGCGGCGTCAAGACCATCGGCACGCCGCGGCTGATGAGCCAGGGCACGCTGTCGGCCACCGGCAACGAGCTCGACGTCGGTATCCGCGGCGAGGGCTTCTTCAAGATCCAGATGCCGGACGGCACCTTCTCCTACACGCGCGACGGATCGTTCCAGCTCGACGCCCAGGGCCGCATCGTGACATCGAACGGCAATCCGGTGCAGCCGACCATTACGGTCCCCGCCAACGCGTCCGGCCTCACCATCAACGCGGCCGGCTCGGTTTCGGTAACGCTGGCGGGCAGCACCACGAGCACCGTCCTCGGACAGATCGGCCTGACCCAGTTCATCAACAAGGCCGGCCTGCAGCCCAACGGCGACAACCTGTTCACCGAAACCCCGGCCTCCGGCACGCCGCAGGATGGCATCGCCGGCGCCAACGGCCTCGGCGACATGCAGCAGAGCAACCTCGAACAGGCCAACGTCGAAGTGGTCACGGAAATTTCCGATCTGATCGCCGCGCAGCGCGCCTACGAGATGAATGCCAAGGTCGTCAGTGCAGCCGATCAGATGCTGCAGTCCACCTCCGCCATGTTCCGCTAA
- a CDS encoding DUF6468 domain-containing protein, producing the protein MSHSLGIVIESLVAALLILTIGYCMLLNSRLKRLKADEQSLKATIGELITVTEIAERAIGGLKLTVRDVNENLGSQIASATALADHLKKQLAEGDNVLRRLSRIAIAARPLADADVDTGAAAPKMSPAKANAAAAQAFADRRRADGLAA; encoded by the coding sequence ATGAGTCATTCCCTGGGAATCGTGATCGAAAGCTTGGTCGCAGCCTTGCTCATTCTGACAATCGGCTACTGCATGCTGCTCAACAGCCGCCTCAAGCGGCTGAAGGCCGACGAGCAGTCGCTGAAAGCCACCATCGGCGAATTGATCACCGTGACCGAGATCGCCGAGCGCGCCATCGGCGGCCTCAAGCTCACCGTGCGCGACGTCAACGAAAACCTCGGCAGCCAGATCGCCTCGGCCACCGCGTTGGCGGACCATCTGAAGAAGCAGCTGGCCGAGGGCGACAATGTGCTGCGGCGGCTGTCGCGGATCGCCATCGCGGCGCGCCCGCTGGCTGACGCAGACGTGGACACCGGCGCCGCCGCTCCGAAGATGTCGCCGGCCAAGGCCAACGCCGCCGCCGCGCAGGCATTCGCGGATCGCCGGAGGGCGGACGGCCTCGCCGCATGA
- the fliM gene encoding flagellar motor switch protein FliM translates to MATQEQMDQDAIAAEWEASLDSEDPVEAAKAAAENELTGTMAEQWAAMVEDGGRDLGGGKNGGERVLSQEEIDNLLGFSVGEVNLDENSGIRAIIDSAMVSYERLPMLEIAFDRLVRLMTTSLRNFTSDNVEVSLDRITSVRFGDYMNSIPLPAVLCVFKAEEWENFGLATCDSALIYSMIDVLLGGRRGQPSLRIEGRPYTTIETNLVKRLIEVVLADAEQAFRPLSPVTFTIDRLETNPRFAAISRPANAAILVRLHIDMEDRGGNIELLLPYATIEPIRGVLMQMFMGEKLGRDPIWEGHLATEISQAQIAVDAVLYEAEIPLKQLMTLKVGDTLPLDMRADALVQVRCGNVTLTEGRMGRVGDRVAIRVTKQLRKPNTSFAMFEKADEQTKMMEAQ, encoded by the coding sequence ATGGCGACGCAAGAACAGATGGACCAGGATGCCATCGCCGCCGAATGGGAAGCGTCTCTGGATTCAGAGGACCCCGTCGAGGCGGCGAAGGCGGCTGCCGAAAACGAACTTACCGGGACTATGGCCGAGCAGTGGGCCGCCATGGTCGAGGATGGCGGTCGCGATCTCGGCGGCGGCAAGAACGGCGGCGAGCGCGTGCTGTCGCAGGAGGAGATCGACAATCTCCTCGGCTTCAGCGTCGGTGAGGTCAATCTCGACGAGAATTCCGGCATCCGCGCCATCATCGACTCGGCGATGGTGTCCTACGAGCGTCTGCCGATGCTCGAAATCGCCTTCGACCGGCTGGTCCGGCTGATGACGACGAGCCTGCGCAACTTCACTTCGGACAACGTCGAAGTCTCGCTCGACCGCATCACCTCGGTGCGGTTCGGCGATTATATGAATTCGATTCCGCTGCCCGCGGTGCTGTGCGTTTTCAAGGCCGAGGAATGGGAAAACTTCGGCCTCGCCACCTGCGATTCCGCGCTGATCTATTCGATGATCGACGTGCTGCTCGGCGGCCGCCGCGGTCAGCCGTCGCTGCGCATTGAAGGCCGTCCCTACACCACCATCGAGACCAACCTGGTGAAGCGCCTGATCGAGGTCGTGCTGGCCGACGCCGAACAGGCGTTCCGGCCGCTGTCGCCGGTGACCTTCACCATCGACCGGCTGGAGACCAATCCGCGCTTCGCCGCGATCAGCCGGCCTGCCAACGCCGCGATCCTGGTGCGCCTGCATATCGATATGGAAGACCGCGGCGGCAATATCGAGCTGCTGCTGCCTTACGCCACCATCGAGCCGATCCGCGGCGTGCTCATGCAGATGTTCATGGGCGAAAAGCTCGGCCGCGATCCGATCTGGGAGGGGCATCTCGCTACCGAGATCTCCCAGGCCCAGATCGCCGTCGACGCCGTGCTCTATGAGGCCGAGATTCCGCTCAAGCAGCTGATGACGCTGAAAGTCGGCGACACCCTGCCGCTCGACATGCGCGCCGACGCGCTGGTGCAGGTGCGCTGTGGCAACGTCACGCTGACCGAGGGCCGCATGGGCCGGGTCGGCGACCGCGTTGCGATCCGCGTGACCAAGCAGCTACGCAAGCCGAATACATCCTTCGCGATGTTCGAGAAGGCCGATGAGCAAACCAAGATGATGGAGGCACAATGA
- the flgH gene encoding flagellar basal body L-ring protein FlgH, with protein sequence MFKFALNRSFLTAALLVTGSLASGCSSIDRLSAIGETPKLTAIENPTAQPGYKPVQMPMPKPEVASYNANSLWRSGSRAFFKDQRARQIGDILTITVNFTDKANIANETQRSRTNKEDSGITDFAGSKLLGTTASQVLPGRLLTADSTSSSDGKGSVARQENLQTSVAAVVTQLLPNGNLVVEGKQEIRVNLEIRELIVAGIVRPEDIQSDNTIDSAKIAQARIAYGGRGQLSDVQQPRYGQQVMDVLLPF encoded by the coding sequence ATGTTCAAGTTCGCCCTCAACCGCTCCTTCCTGACCGCCGCGTTGCTGGTGACGGGAAGCCTCGCCAGCGGCTGCTCGTCGATCGACCGCCTGTCGGCGATCGGTGAAACGCCAAAGTTGACCGCGATTGAAAACCCGACGGCGCAGCCCGGCTACAAGCCGGTGCAGATGCCGATGCCGAAGCCCGAAGTCGCGTCGTACAACGCCAATTCGTTATGGCGCAGCGGCTCGCGCGCCTTCTTCAAGGACCAGCGCGCGCGTCAGATCGGCGATATTCTCACCATCACCGTGAACTTCACCGACAAGGCCAATATCGCCAACGAGACCCAGCGCAGCCGCACCAACAAGGAAGACTCCGGCATCACCGATTTCGCCGGCAGCAAGCTACTGGGTACGACGGCATCGCAGGTGCTGCCAGGCCGGCTGCTGACCGCGGATTCCACCTCGTCGAGCGACGGCAAGGGCTCGGTCGCGCGCCAGGAAAACCTGCAGACATCAGTCGCTGCCGTGGTCACGCAGTTGCTGCCGAACGGCAATCTGGTGGTCGAAGGCAAGCAGGAAATCCGCGTCAACCTCGAAATCCGCGAATTGATCGTCGCCGGCATCGTGCGCCCGGAAGACATCCAGAGCGACAACACCATCGACAGCGCCAAGATTGCACAGGCCCGCATTGCCTATGGCGGCCGCGGCCAACTCTCCGACGTACAGCAGCCGCGCTACGGCCAGCAAGTGATGGACGTCCTGCTGCCGTTCTAA